The Thermoplasmata archaeon genome has a window encoding:
- a CDS encoding M14 family zinc carboxypeptidase, whose translation MQKFFFTAALAVVLAATMLFGQCGVCRINLGAGESSYQITAIGGTWDKYHSYNSTNSLTMELFNLSAQHPDIMKVISIGKTWKGRDVWAVKISSNVNVEDPNKPEVIFDGNHHAREWLTIEVCMYIIHKFVDEYGTNATITNLVNTRQIWVVPTINPDGRVYDGGGNDGIDPSNVKNWRKNLRDNNNNGQIDTYDGVDLNRNYEIGFGVGSSSSQSSETYMGPSPFSEKETVAYREFLSKHHFITGITYHSYAQLILYPWAYTSTDTNHNSYFVAAANKIKSLIKNTAGSSYSWQTGQPPEILYAAGGSSFDYLYAYYETFQFGIELYPAQYDSISDGFHPPTSKILPACYDQIEAAVYMVESAQNPYYVLGLNDDVGILKIEPFTNMSSYEGGEHTINAYVVNFGKNTQGSFDVRLNITKRNGSTSTLVYTNTTTVGGPLNRNQTAVLSWNYNFNEIGTYNIKVETLKSDGLAVNNKKEITVNITSAGSGDTTPPSISNVSVSSITANSATITWTTDEPSSSVVEYGTTTSYGQTATGSNGVTSHSVSLSGLTASTTYHFRVKSADAASNTATSSDYTFTTSSASDTTPPVISNVAASGVTASSATITWETDDASTSVVEYGTTTLYGQTATGSSGVTSHSVTLSGLTASTTYHFRVKSADAAGNLATSSDYTFTTLANSTDVVVLTDGVVASGSLTAAKDAKYYLLDVSTGRTELKIELTGPSGTDFDLYAKFGAKPTTSAYDYRSIGSTSTETITVTNPSSGSWYFMVYSYSGSGTFTIKATTTTGTTNTSQLTDGVPTTDSLSGTGKGKNYSISVPSGKKQLKIEMNGPGGTDFDIYVKFGTPATRTNYDYKGTSSSSIESVAISDPTTGTWYIYVYSYSGSGTFTIKATLYDTSTQDLAELISGETKSATINTPGEKMYFHIIVPSSVSCLTIELLGPDSADFDLYVRLNSNPSTSAYDYRSVRSGSTETITLSSPQSGTWYIMVYAYSGNGAFTIKATINS comes from the coding sequence ATGCAAAAATTTTTTTTCACTGCAGCTCTAGCGGTTGTTTTAGCAGCGACTATGCTCTTTGGACAGTGTGGTGTGTGCAGAATAAATCTGGGTGCTGGTGAAAGTTCCTATCAAATTACTGCTATTGGTGGCACCTGGGACAAATACCACTCCTACAACTCTACAAACAGCTTGACAATGGAACTGTTCAATCTCTCAGCCCAGCACCCTGACATCATGAAAGTTATCAGCATCGGAAAGACCTGGAAAGGCAGGGATGTCTGGGCTGTAAAAATTTCCAGCAATGTAAATGTTGAAGACCCTAACAAGCCAGAGGTGATTTTTGATGGAAATCACCATGCGAGGGAATGGCTCACAATCGAGGTTTGCATGTACATTATCCATAAATTCGTAGACGAGTATGGGACAAACGCCACAATTACAAATCTGGTAAACACAAGGCAAATATGGGTCGTCCCCACGATAAATCCAGATGGAAGAGTGTATGATGGAGGTGGAAACGATGGGATAGACCCTTCAAATGTGAAAAACTGGCGTAAGAATTTGCGGGATAACAACAACAATGGTCAGATAGACACTTACGATGGTGTCGACCTGAACAGAAACTACGAAATTGGTTTTGGTGTAGGTTCAAGTTCAAGCCAGAGTTCTGAGACATACATGGGGCCCTCTCCTTTCTCTGAAAAAGAGACCGTGGCATACAGAGAATTCCTCAGCAAGCATCATTTTATCACTGGCATAACCTACCACTCCTATGCCCAGCTCATTCTCTATCCCTGGGCATACACCTCAACGGATACTAACCACAATTCATACTTTGTAGCTGCCGCAAACAAAATCAAGAGTTTGATAAAAAACACCGCTGGCTCTTCCTACTCTTGGCAGACGGGACAACCCCCAGAAATTCTCTACGCTGCTGGTGGGTCATCATTTGATTACCTCTATGCTTATTACGAGACATTCCAGTTTGGAATTGAACTTTATCCCGCCCAGTATGACTCAATTTCAGATGGGTTCCATCCCCCCACATCCAAAATTTTACCAGCCTGTTATGACCAGATCGAGGCAGCAGTTTACATGGTAGAATCTGCCCAGAATCCTTATTATGTACTCGGTTTGAATGATGATGTTGGCATTCTCAAAATAGAGCCATTCACAAACATGTCCAGTTATGAAGGTGGAGAGCATACAATCAACGCTTATGTGGTCAACTTTGGCAAGAATACTCAGGGTAGTTTTGATGTTAGGTTAAACATCACAAAGCGAAATGGAAGCACCAGCACTTTGGTGTACACGAACACTACAACCGTTGGAGGACCACTGAACCGGAACCAGACTGCAGTATTATCATGGAACTATAATTTCAATGAAATAGGAACCTACAACATAAAAGTGGAGACTCTGAAGTCAGATGGACTTGCAGTCAATAACAAAAAGGAAATTACCGTGAACATCACATCTGCGGGTAGTGGAGACACCACACCCCCATCAATATCAAATGTGTCGGTGAGCAGCATAACTGCAAACTCTGCGACAATCACATGGACAACGGACGAACCAAGCAGTAGCGTTGTTGAGTATGGCACCACAACATCCTATGGCCAGACAGCAACTGGCTCAAATGGGGTTACCTCACACTCTGTATCGCTCTCTGGATTAACCGCCTCAACCACATATCACTTTAGAGTTAAGTCAGCGGATGCTGCAAGCAACACTGCAACAAGCTCTGACTACACATTCACCACCTCATCTGCTAGTGACACCACACCACCAGTTATTTCAAATGTAGCTGCAAGTGGAGTAACAGCAAGCTCTGCAACAATCACATGGGAAACGGACGATGCAAGCACGAGTGTTGTGGAATACGGTACAACAACCTTGTATGGCCAGACCGCAACAGGCTCAAGTGGAGTTACATCCCACTCAGTTACACTGTCAGGATTAACCGCCTCAACCACCTATCACTTCAGGGTTAAGTCCGCAGATGCAGCGGGCAACCTTGCAACAAGCTCTGACTACACATTCACCACTCTCGCAAATTCCACGGATGTGGTTGTTCTTACAGATGGAGTTGTAGCAAGTGGCTCACTCACTGCTGCCAAAGATGCAAAATACTACCTACTGGATGTCAGTACAGGCAGGACAGAGTTAAAGATTGAGCTTACTGGACCTAGTGGTACCGACTTTGACCTCTATGCAAAATTTGGTGCGAAGCCAACGACCTCAGCTTACGACTATCGCAGCATCGGGTCAACTTCAACAGAAACAATCACAGTAACTAATCCTTCTTCTGGCAGCTGGTACTTCATGGTTTACTCCTATTCTGGCTCAGGCACATTTACAATTAAAGCTACAACTACAACTGGAACAACAAATACGTCTCAGCTGACTGACGGAGTGCCAACCACAGACTCACTATCGGGCACAGGCAAAGGTAAGAATTACAGCATAAGTGTGCCGTCTGGGAAAAAACAACTGAAGATTGAAATGAATGGCCCAGGCGGTACAGACTTTGATATTTATGTCAAATTTGGAACACCAGCAACAAGAACAAACTATGACTACAAAGGCACATCTAGTTCCTCAATCGAGAGTGTAGCAATTTCCGACCCCACAACCGGAACATGGTACATCTATGTGTACTCCTATTCTGGTTCTGGCACCTTCACAATCAAAGCCACCCTATATGACACAAGCACACAGGATCTTGCAGAACTCATTAGTGGGGAAACGAAAAGTGCCACGATAAACACTCCTGGAGAGAAGATGTACTTCCATATTATAGTCCCCTCTAGTGTCTCCTGTCTCACTATAGAACTTTTGGGTCCGGACAGCGCCGACTTTGACCTCTATGTTCGACTCAACTCAAACCCATCCACCTCTGCCTATGACTACCGTTCAGTGCGTTCAGGTTCCACAGAGACAATTACCCTCAGCAGCCCACAGTCAGGCACATGGTACATAATGGTGTATGCCTACTCAGGCAACGGAGCATTTACAATCAAAGCAACAATCAATTCATGA
- a CDS encoding VCBS repeat-containing protein produces MRATIISVVVVICMVLGASASNAARPTPTTGFVGNVEGLWYYENATLHIQDGMLVSDANGDGKGDVVLALEDATNAILYLGAFSGSGKIAFNNSTQIWGWVPVKNFTEERDQILLIDDVNGDGVKDIAVTNDTVNTTHVRLNIISGKTGSVLRTNVFGARDVNFYYSIQMTIDIKMPQDGIGELLLVMNHSVAKSLFNYTYYENYLRVYAIDPATGNSIWTNPIDRGPVYFLIDPMNPYLVTVSEDVSGNNKPDIFILSSGLNITIITLTFNNSEISVIDCQTQNTVWERKDLTSGFVLDFRVFDFTGDGKKDVALSKVSIGLSGFSPVPVDNVTEVLYGNNGSVASRMSHDVGIIFSGLPVNSIMWMMSFGFYSEVFSIQNFADFSGDNVPDLVLAPFDFIPFLNTILNLTLPPKTTANLTLLDAKNNATIWQKEINDTMTLAFLYPDITGDSRLEFYTIPNPFSSANFSRIVMYNSSNGNVLWNYSCPPGFNLWAMLASNLGQFTDLDADGKPDFAFVESTGNTGSYENIQLTVISGVTGTKIYQTTHKVAITPYTGTAVNVELMVEGDISGDGKNDIAMVVSGQTTENDTLSYSYALNGTDGTAMWYTVVNSTYGEQTMILGLGMFGAMYGVPSAQCDLNGNGLSDDAAVGTSNAIFIVYTIPGSPVEEKTNSVLIPTMIVGVTLLTIIGKTRKEEKI; encoded by the coding sequence ATGAGGGCAACTATAATCTCGGTGGTTGTTGTAATATGTATGGTGCTGGGTGCATCAGCGAGTAATGCTGCAAGACCTACTCCAACTACGGGATTTGTAGGAAATGTTGAAGGACTTTGGTACTATGAAAACGCTACATTACATATTCAGGATGGAATGTTAGTCAGTGATGCAAACGGAGATGGCAAGGGAGATGTAGTGCTTGCACTGGAGGACGCTACAAATGCTATATTGTATCTGGGGGCGTTTTCTGGTAGTGGAAAAATTGCATTCAACAACTCCACCCAGATATGGGGCTGGGTTCCTGTAAAAAATTTCACTGAAGAGAGAGACCAGATACTCCTCATTGATGATGTAAATGGTGATGGGGTTAAGGATATTGCAGTTACTAATGACACAGTGAACACTACCCATGTTCGTCTAAATATTATCTCGGGTAAAACAGGAAGTGTGCTGAGAACGAATGTATTTGGTGCAAGGGATGTGAACTTCTATTACTCTATCCAGATGACGATAGATATAAAAATGCCTCAGGACGGAATTGGCGAACTTCTGCTTGTGATGAACCATTCAGTGGCTAAGTCCCTCTTCAACTACACCTATTATGAAAACTACTTAAGAGTTTATGCAATTGACCCAGCTACAGGCAACTCAATCTGGACAAATCCGATAGATAGAGGCCCAGTATATTTTCTGATAGACCCCATGAATCCATACCTTGTTACTGTGAGTGAGGATGTCTCCGGGAACAACAAGCCAGACATTTTCATTCTATCATCAGGTTTGAACATAACCATCATAACACTAACCTTCAACAACTCTGAAATTTCTGTGATTGATTGCCAGACGCAAAACACTGTGTGGGAGCGAAAGGATCTAACTTCTGGGTTCGTGCTGGACTTCCGCGTCTTCGATTTTACTGGTGATGGAAAGAAAGATGTGGCACTTTCAAAAGTGAGCATAGGGTTGAGTGGATTCAGCCCAGTCCCTGTAGACAACGTTACTGAAGTGCTGTATGGAAATAACGGTAGTGTTGCCTCAAGGATGAGCCATGATGTGGGAATCATATTTTCAGGATTGCCAGTAAATTCAATAATGTGGATGATGAGTTTTGGGTTCTATTCAGAAGTGTTCAGCATTCAGAATTTTGCGGATTTCAGTGGAGATAATGTACCGGACCTTGTTCTCGCACCATTTGATTTTATTCCATTTTTAAACACCATTTTAAACCTCACCCTTCCCCCAAAGACAACTGCAAATCTTACACTGCTGGATGCCAAAAATAACGCTACAATCTGGCAAAAGGAAATTAATGACACCATGACCCTTGCATTTCTGTACCCGGACATAACAGGAGACTCTCGCCTGGAATTCTACACAATCCCGAATCCTTTTTCCTCTGCCAATTTCTCAAGAATAGTGATGTACAACAGTAGCAATGGTAATGTCCTCTGGAATTACTCCTGCCCACCAGGATTTAATCTCTGGGCGATGCTTGCATCAAATCTTGGCCAATTCACAGACCTCGATGCAGATGGAAAACCAGATTTTGCATTTGTCGAGTCCACAGGCAACACTGGCAGTTACGAAAATATCCAGTTGACCGTTATTTCGGGAGTAACTGGAACTAAGATTTACCAGACAACACATAAAGTGGCAATTACACCTTACACTGGCACAGCAGTTAATGTTGAACTGATGGTAGAAGGAGACATTAGCGGAGATGGAAAGAATGACATCGCCATGGTTGTGAGCGGACAGACAACCGAAAACGACACTCTAAGCTACAGCTATGCTCTTAATGGCACAGATGGTACTGCAATGTGGTACACTGTGGTCAACAGCACATATGGTGAACAAACAATGATATTAGGATTAGGAATGTTTGGTGCAATGTACGGTGTCCCCTCCGCTCAATGTGACTTGAATGGAAATGGACTTTCAGATGATGCAGCTGTCGGAACTTCAAATGCAATCTTTATTGTTTACACTATTCCTGGTTCTCCAGTGGAGGAAAAAACAAACTCCGTTTTGATTCCAACTATGATTGTTGGCGTTACTCTCCTAACAATAATTGGAAAAACAAGAAAGGAGGAAAAAATATGA
- a CDS encoding 30S ribosomal protein S27e produces the protein MPGAKKGKFAKVKCKDCSNEQIVFLHASTMVKCEICGATIAKPAGGKADIRGEIVEIVG, from the coding sequence ATGCCTGGTGCTAAGAAGGGAAAGTTTGCAAAAGTCAAATGTAAGGACTGCAGTAATGAACAGATTGTATTTTTGCATGCTTCTACAATGGTAAAATGCGAAATATGTGGTGCCACAATTGCAAAACCAGCTGGTGGAAAAGCAGACATTCGCGGGGAAATTGTAGAGATTGTGGGCTAA
- a CDS encoding 50S ribosomal protein L44e codes for MKLPRSIKTYCPYCKTHTEHDVEKVKKRNRSELRWGQRRFRRATSGYGGFPRPKPEGREKPTKRVALKYVCKKCKKAHQKPGKRAKKFELIEKEK; via the coding sequence ATGAAACTCCCCAGAAGCATTAAGACCTATTGCCCCTACTGTAAAACCCACACAGAACACGATGTGGAAAAGGTTAAAAAGAGGAACCGAAGTGAGTTGAGATGGGGGCAGAGGCGTTTCCGAAGGGCGACAAGCGGATACGGTGGTTTTCCGAGACCAAAGCCAGAAGGCAGAGAAAAGCCCACAAAACGTGTTGCTTTGAAATATGTTTGTAAAAAATGCAAGAAGGCACACCAGAAGCCTGGCAAGAGAGCTAAGAAATTCGAGTTGATTGAAAAGGAGAAGTGA
- a CDS encoding RNA-protein complex protein Nop10: MTSYIRKCKTCGEYTLKEYCPRCKNKTVTPHPFRFSPEDRYGTYRRALKKMSGDE, from the coding sequence ATGACATCTTACATAAGAAAGTGTAAAACTTGCGGTGAATACACACTAAAAGAATACTGTCCTAGATGTAAAAATAAAACAGTTACCCCCCACCCCTTCAGATTCTCACCAGAAGATAGGTATGGAACTTATAGGCGTGCTCTGAAAAAAATGAGTGGTGATGAATAG
- a CDS encoding CDC48 family AAA ATPase, producing the protein MTEKQSLILQVAEALQQDIGLGRARIDTETRLRLGVKPGDIVEITGKKTTAAKVFKILQEDEGKGKIRIDSLIRKNAGVSINDRVVVSKAAPTHARKIVLAPYNVNLRYPDGIEYIALKALVDRPLTKGDFITIPGMALKSGSLIFVVTHTDPKGLVLVTDETVIKIEEEAVREEDARGVGVAYEDIGGLKEQLQRVKETVELPLKHPELFERMGITPPKGVLLYGPPGTGKTLIAKAVANEANANFFAIQGPEIMSKFYGGSEEKLREIFEKAKEKAPSIIFIDEIDSIAPRRDEVQGDVERRVVAQLLTLMDGLSPRGNVIVIAATNREDAVDPALRRPGRFDREIEIGVPTAEGRKEILQIHTRDMPLEGTDEEKDKLLTELAAITHGFVGADLAALAREAAMNALRRYLPEINPDAPVPHTLLEKMRVKREDFMNAIKVVEPSALRDISIEVPNVKWEMIGGLEDVKLQVKELVELPLKNPEAYARMGIEPLRGLLLYGPPGTGKTLIAKAVATESEANFISVKGPELISKWVGESEKAIREVFKKARQVSPCIIFFDEIDAIAPMRGIHSDSGVTERMVNQLLTSMDGIEKMQGVIVIAATNRPDILDPAILRTGRFDRLVYVPPPDEKTRLAILKIHTAKMPLKDVNLEEIAKRLEMYSGADIAGVVREAALIALRKNINAQHVTKEDFEEAIANSKPSLSPEQIKFYEEFNKKIKVSESKDKEIVYYR; encoded by the coding sequence ATGACAGAGAAACAGAGTTTAATCCTCCAAGTAGCAGAGGCACTTCAGCAGGATATCGGGCTTGGAAGGGCTAGAATAGACACGGAGACCCGCTTACGTCTGGGGGTTAAACCTGGGGATATCGTTGAAATTACAGGAAAAAAGACTACTGCTGCAAAGGTGTTCAAAATTCTTCAGGAGGACGAGGGAAAAGGAAAAATAAGAATTGATAGTTTGATACGAAAAAATGCTGGCGTATCTATAAATGACCGTGTTGTAGTTTCAAAGGCAGCCCCAACACACGCCAGAAAGATAGTGCTAGCGCCTTACAATGTTAATCTACGTTATCCAGATGGAATTGAATACATCGCTTTGAAAGCATTAGTAGATAGGCCACTAACAAAAGGAGACTTTATTACCATACCAGGAATGGCACTGAAGAGTGGGTCTCTTATATTTGTAGTAACTCATACTGATCCTAAAGGGTTGGTTCTGGTTACTGACGAGACCGTCATAAAAATTGAAGAGGAAGCTGTGAGGGAGGAAGATGCAAGAGGAGTTGGTGTTGCCTACGAAGATATTGGAGGATTGAAGGAACAACTCCAGCGGGTCAAGGAAACTGTAGAACTACCCCTTAAACATCCAGAACTGTTTGAGAGAATGGGCATTACTCCACCTAAGGGGGTATTACTTTATGGTCCTCCAGGAACAGGGAAGACACTAATTGCAAAGGCGGTGGCAAACGAAGCTAATGCAAATTTTTTTGCAATTCAAGGGCCAGAGATAATGAGCAAGTTCTATGGTGGAAGCGAGGAGAAACTACGGGAGATATTCGAGAAAGCAAAGGAGAAGGCGCCATCAATAATCTTCATAGACGAAATTGACTCAATTGCCCCTAGACGAGATGAGGTTCAAGGCGATGTGGAGCGAAGAGTTGTTGCCCAGTTGCTTACTCTGATGGATGGACTCTCTCCTAGAGGAAATGTGATTGTAATTGCGGCTACAAATAGGGAGGATGCTGTAGACCCAGCTCTACGACGTCCAGGTCGATTCGATAGGGAGATAGAAATAGGGGTTCCTACTGCAGAAGGCAGAAAAGAGATACTACAGATTCACACGAGAGACATGCCATTAGAGGGCACAGATGAAGAAAAAGACAAACTATTGACAGAGCTAGCTGCAATAACCCATGGTTTTGTAGGTGCTGACCTTGCCGCACTGGCAAGAGAGGCGGCTATGAATGCACTCCGTAGATATCTTCCTGAAATAAATCCAGACGCGCCTGTGCCCCACACTCTTCTGGAGAAAATGCGGGTAAAACGAGAGGACTTCATGAACGCAATTAAGGTGGTAGAACCTTCTGCCTTAAGGGACATTTCTATAGAGGTTCCAAATGTGAAGTGGGAGATGATTGGTGGGTTAGAAGATGTGAAGCTCCAGGTAAAAGAACTTGTGGAACTCCCTCTCAAGAACCCAGAAGCATATGCTCGGATGGGTATCGAGCCACTGCGAGGCCTCCTATTATATGGGCCACCAGGGACTGGTAAAACACTGATAGCTAAAGCTGTTGCTACAGAAAGCGAGGCAAATTTTATTTCAGTCAAAGGCCCAGAATTGATATCCAAATGGGTGGGTGAAAGTGAGAAAGCAATTCGGGAAGTGTTTAAAAAGGCAAGACAGGTATCACCATGCATAATTTTCTTTGACGAGATTGATGCAATAGCACCGATGCGCGGAATTCACTCAGACTCTGGTGTTACTGAACGAATGGTGAACCAGCTTCTCACCTCAATGGATGGGATTGAAAAGATGCAGGGTGTGATTGTTATTGCTGCCACAAACAGACCAGACATACTGGACCCAGCTATTTTAAGAACAGGAAGATTTGATAGATTGGTGTATGTACCACCACCAGACGAAAAGACGCGGTTGGCGATTCTGAAGATTCATACCGCAAAAATGCCTCTAAAAGATGTGAACCTTGAAGAAATTGCGAAACGGCTTGAAATGTACAGCGGTGCCGATATAGCGGGTGTAGTAAGGGAGGCAGCCCTCATCGCCTTAAGAAAAAATATCAATGCACAGCATGTCACAAAAGAAGACTTTGAGGAAGCAATTGCAAATTCCAAGCCTTCGCTTTCACCTGAGCAAATAAAGTTTTATGAAGAATTCAATAAAAAGATAAAGGTTTCAGAGAGTAAGGACAAAGAAATCGTGTATTACAGATGA
- a CDS encoding translation initiation factor IF-2 subunit alpha, whose amino-acid sequence MSNEDDEIFPEDGELVIATVVKVENHGAYVALDEYGGLQGYIPIQEVSTGWVKFIRDFVREDQKVVAKVIRVDREKKMIDLSLKYVTEHEKREKIKHWRNEKRGLKLFEIVAEKLGMSVDEAMKQFGRKLIEKYGGIYPAMEEAVRKRKALKSAGFDGEWVEVFTKVAKENIVPTSAEISGIVELRHNGSEGIIEIKKALAKMIETEPDSISVQYLGAPRYLVIVKAKDFKSAEKILEKGVNTCLSEIKAAGGSGEFKREEEK is encoded by the coding sequence ATGAGTAATGAAGATGATGAGATTTTTCCGGAAGATGGGGAGCTTGTCATCGCAACCGTGGTAAAGGTTGAGAATCACGGAGCTTATGTTGCCCTAGATGAATATGGAGGTTTGCAGGGATACATCCCAATTCAGGAAGTTTCTACTGGTTGGGTAAAATTCATCAGAGATTTTGTTAGAGAAGACCAGAAGGTCGTAGCTAAGGTTATAAGGGTAGATCGAGAGAAAAAAATGATTGACCTTTCGTTGAAGTACGTTACCGAGCATGAGAAGAGGGAGAAGATCAAACACTGGCGGAATGAAAAGAGAGGACTTAAACTGTTTGAGATAGTTGCTGAGAAACTTGGAATGAGTGTAGACGAAGCAATGAAACAATTCGGAAGAAAATTGATTGAGAAATACGGAGGTATCTATCCTGCAATGGAAGAGGCAGTGCGAAAAAGAAAGGCACTCAAAAGCGCAGGTTTCGATGGTGAGTGGGTTGAAGTTTTTACCAAGGTTGCCAAGGAAAATATTGTGCCCACCTCCGCAGAAATAAGTGGGATTGTGGAACTTAGGCACAATGGCTCAGAAGGAATTATAGAAATAAAAAAGGCATTGGCGAAAATGATTGAAACTGAGCCAGACAGCATAAGCGTGCAGTATCTTGGTGCACCTAGATATCTAGTAATCGTGAAGGCAAAGGATTTCAAATCTGCAGAAAAAATTCTCGAGAAAGGCGTAAACACCTGTCTTAGCGAAATAAAGGCTGCAGGAGGTTCTGGGGAGTTTAAGAGAGAGGAAGAAAAATGA
- a CDS encoding transcriptional regulator yields MKKEILERNVREVLAAAGFYLSQAVRMRRVSIDIIARRDQTLLIIKVLENIDALDKKDGETMKLLANQLAGSPIVVGDHYGGGKLEQGVVYSRFKIPIISVSTLKDYFLEGIPPYVFSAPGGLYVKIDSAKLKELREMYGYSLGALADSIGVSRKAIQFYEENMNATIEIALSLEEIFKTELIKPIDLTKPETYEVNLSIAEDVLLTDELKKRVLTHLKRMGCEVMNLRNCPFDAITKKREFLFLTWIDRFERIEKDIEAIQSIVRATGKKSVIFVKRKRTRASVRGIPVLDTEDLMKVKEEEEILRIIMDRDEE; encoded by the coding sequence ATGAAAAAGGAGATACTTGAAAGAAACGTGCGGGAAGTCCTTGCCGCAGCAGGTTTCTACCTCAGCCAGGCAGTTAGAATGAGACGTGTGTCAATAGACATCATTGCGAGAAGAGACCAGACATTGCTCATCATAAAGGTTCTTGAAAACATTGATGCACTAGATAAAAAGGATGGGGAAACAATGAAACTGCTTGCTAACCAGCTTGCAGGGTCTCCAATTGTGGTTGGTGACCATTATGGTGGTGGTAAGTTAGAACAAGGCGTGGTATACTCTAGATTCAAAATTCCCATAATCTCTGTCTCTACCCTGAAAGATTATTTTTTAGAGGGGATTCCTCCTTATGTGTTTTCAGCACCAGGTGGACTTTATGTGAAAATAGATTCGGCAAAACTGAAAGAACTGCGAGAGATGTACGGCTATTCCCTAGGAGCCCTTGCAGATAGCATAGGTGTTTCTAGGAAGGCAATTCAGTTCTATGAAGAAAACATGAACGCGACAATTGAAATCGCCCTTTCCCTAGAAGAAATATTCAAAACCGAGCTGATAAAGCCGATAGACCTGACAAAGCCAGAAACATATGAGGTAAATCTCTCCATTGCTGAAGATGTACTTCTTACAGATGAGTTAAAAAAGAGAGTTCTCACCCATTTGAAAAGGATGGGCTGCGAAGTCATGAATTTGAGGAATTGTCCTTTTGATGCCATAACTAAAAAAAGGGAGTTTCTGTTCCTCACATGGATCGATCGATTTGAAAGAATTGAGAAGGATATTGAGGCCATCCAGAGCATAGTTAGAGCTACAGGGAAAAAGTCAGTGATTTTTGTGAAACGAAAGAGAACCAGAGCAAGTGTGCGAGGGATCCCCGTGCTCGATACCGAGGACTTGATGAAGGTGAAGGAGGAAGAGGAAATTTTGCGAATAATAATGGACAGGGATGAAGAGTAG
- a CDS encoding methyltransferase domain-containing protein, with protein sequence MNEKDRVRKRYDRWSSFYDLFDLGGVTFEKRFAVDTLELNGDEHVLDFGTGTGAILPYIAGKLKNGKVYAVDFSERMLGKAKERVRKAGFQSKVEILKDDCENLSFPSNYFDCVIATFTFTSLPHPQKGAIELERVLKPGGRFSVLETGKPKKWYLLPHYWLIKPVARVFGYTYIDRNVSQYLIASGLEIIAVYRFGLTYCIKGRKRK encoded by the coding sequence ATGAACGAAAAAGACCGAGTAAGGAAAAGATACGACCGATGGAGTAGTTTCTATGATTTGTTTGACCTGGGTGGTGTTACCTTTGAGAAGCGATTTGCTGTCGATACACTTGAACTTAACGGAGATGAGCATGTATTGGACTTTGGCACAGGCACAGGTGCAATTCTTCCCTACATCGCCGGAAAACTGAAGAATGGAAAGGTTTATGCGGTTGATTTTTCTGAAAGGATGCTGGGGAAGGCGAAGGAAAGGGTTAGGAAGGCAGGGTTTCAGAGCAAAGTGGAAATTTTGAAGGACGATTGTGAAAACCTTAGTTTTCCATCTAACTATTTTGACTGTGTGATTGCAACATTTACATTTACATCGTTGCCACACCCTCAGAAGGGAGCAATAGAACTAGAGAGGGTACTGAAACCAGGTGGCAGGTTCTCAGTTCTTGAGACTGGAAAGCCAAAAAAATGGTATCTTCTTCCCCATTATTGGCTTATAAAGCCGGTGGCTAGAGTTTTTGGATACACGTACATCGACAGAAATGTTTCGCAATACCTTATAGCCTCAGGGCTTGAAATTATTGCAGTTTACAGGTTTGGCCTCACCTACTGTATTAAGGGGAGAAAGAGAAAATAG